A portion of the Nitratidesulfovibrio termitidis HI1 genome contains these proteins:
- a CDS encoding substrate-binding periplasmic protein, whose amino-acid sequence MALLHVRPHACLTTVRPCLRPLGILLLVLAACTAPWHAGHAATATPPPREITVFIYHRPPFFTATPETRGGPLVEMTLLALERAGLKPRLVTSTFTEILATFRAGAPFACTPGVYRTPERETFARFIGPLYVPLPPVIVVRRTDAGLAASARSLDSLLAGGLRVVLGDGYWYGAWLAQALERTGTSPTRTRDENARMLRSIMDGAHDISFMSHEEAAHLLRTHPDLGSSLTLRPVPGNPTAEPRYLMVARGVDAATAARIDAALSELAETPRYREIVRSLRHE is encoded by the coding sequence ATGGCCCTGCTTCACGTCCGGCCCCACGCCTGCCTCACCACCGTCCGTCCCTGCCTGCGCCCGCTGGGCATTCTGCTGCTTGTGCTGGCGGCATGCACCGCACCGTGGCACGCCGGGCATGCCGCCACCGCCACCCCACCGCCACGCGAAATCACGGTGTTTATCTACCACCGGCCACCGTTCTTCACGGCAACCCCCGAGACCCGGGGCGGGCCGCTGGTGGAAATGACCCTGCTCGCACTGGAGCGCGCGGGCCTTAAGCCCCGCCTTGTCACCAGCACCTTCACCGAAATCCTCGCAACCTTCCGCGCCGGTGCGCCCTTCGCCTGCACGCCCGGCGTGTACCGAACGCCGGAACGCGAAACCTTCGCCCGCTTCATCGGCCCCCTGTATGTTCCACTGCCGCCGGTCATCGTCGTGCGACGCACTGATGCGGGGCTGGCCGCTTCCGCCCGGTCTCTCGATTCGCTGCTGGCCGGGGGGCTGCGGGTGGTGCTGGGCGACGGCTACTGGTACGGCGCCTGGCTGGCGCAGGCGCTGGAACGCACCGGCACCTCGCCCACCCGCACCCGCGATGAAAACGCCCGGATGCTGCGATCCATCATGGACGGCGCCCACGACATATCCTTCATGAGCCACGAAGAGGCGGCCCACCTGCTGCGCACCCACCCCGACCTTGGTTCCAGCCTGACCTTGCGCCCGGTGCCGGGCAACCCCACAGCAGAACCACGCTACCTTATGGTCGCACGAGGGGTGGATGCCGCCACGGCCGCACGCATCGATGCCGCACTGAGCGAACTGGCGGAAACGCCGCGCTACCGCGAAATTGTGCGGTCGTTGCGCCACGAATGA